In the Leptospiraceae bacterium genome, one interval contains:
- a CDS encoding polymer-forming cytoskeletal protein, translating into MIEETENFVVNSIIGEGASFTGEFRLSGLIRIDGNFKGLIVTDGKVLIGKTGFVDTDIKARVIVAGGEITGNIYASERVILLSTCRLRGDVVTPRLIIEEGVNFQGKCTISPVS; encoded by the coding sequence ATGATAGAAGAAACCGAAAATTTTGTAGTCAATAGTATAATTGGTGAGGGTGCAAGTTTCACAGGAGAGTTTCGCCTAAGTGGTCTAATTCGAATCGACGGCAATTTTAAAGGACTCATAGTTACAGACGGAAAAGTTCTAATCGGAAAAACTGGATTTGTCGATACAGATATAAAAGCTCGTGTAATTGTTGCCGGTGGAGAAATTACCGGGAATATTTATGCCTCTGAAAGAGTCATCCTATTGTCAACTTGCCGATTAAGGGGGGATGTAGTGACCCCTCGGCTCATCATTGAAGAAGGTGTAAACTTTCAAGGCAAATGCACGATAAGTCCTGTATCGTGA